In Emys orbicularis isolate rEmyOrb1 chromosome 16, rEmyOrb1.hap1, whole genome shotgun sequence, a genomic segment contains:
- the LOC135890488 gene encoding fish-egg lectin-like, whose product MMLWEFLLLLPLLAGSSALDCIEIPGSLKQIDASNGHVFGVNSAGNIYTLYGDSWAQLPGSLKHVTVGPAGVWGVNNNNNIYKLVGGSWQQVTGLLKQIDAGGDMFVAGVNTNDDIYCLSRPAVVSANGASALPWVNIAGKLKYYSCGLWGCWGVNSADDIYFRFDVTPDPCAGSRWEQIPGKLSMIEVGTEGSVYGVNSAGQIYRRDGITKSNPIGTTWTQMAGFICNCKHVSYDLGQLWLITDQDKIVKCRT is encoded by the exons ATGATGCTCTGggagttcctgctgctgctgcccctgcttgCAGGGAGCTCAG CTCTGGACTGCATTGAGATACCGGGGTCATTAAAGCAGATTGATGCCAGTAATGGGCATGTGTTTGGAGTGAACAGCGCAGGCAACATTTACACGCTGTATGGAGACagctgggcccagctgccaggctcCTTGAAACACGTCACGGTTGGTCCTGCCGGAGTCTGGGgtgtgaacaacaacaacaacatctaCAAGCTGGTGGGAGGAAGCTGGCAACAGGTCACAG GGCTGCTCAAGCAAATTGACGCAGGTGGAGACATGTTTGTCGCTGGTGTCAACACGAATGATGACATCTACTGTCTGTCTCGTCCAGCAGTGGTCTCTGCGAACGGTGCCTCTGCCTTGCCCTGGGTCAATATTGCAGGAAAGCTGAAGTACTACAGCTGTGGTttgtggggctgctggggagttAACTCAGCTGATGATATCTATTTCCGGTTTGATGTCACCCCGGATCCTTGTGCAGGATCCAGGTGGGAGCAGATTCCAGGCAAGCTGTCCATGATTGAGGTCGGGACCGAAGGCTCTGTCTACGGCGTGAACAGTGCAGGACAAATATATCGCAG GGATGGAATCACTAAAAGCAACCCCATCGGCACCACCTGGACCCAGATGGCCGGTTTCATCTGCAACTGCAAACATGTGTCCtatgacctgggccagctgtggcttATCACTGACCAGGACAAGATTGTGAAATGCCGGACCTAA